One part of the Nostoc sp. PCC 7120 = FACHB-418 genome encodes these proteins:
- the glcD gene encoding glycolate oxidase subunit GlcD produces the protein MLIQDQDKKQRNWKPIIKAFEAVLGKNGVVQRREELITYECDGLTSYRQRPAVAVLPRTTEQVAAVVKICNQYSVPFIARGSGTGLSGGALPSEDSVLIVTSLMRQILSVDLDNQRIIVQPGVINSWVTQTVSGAGFYYAPDPSSQIICSIGGNVAENSGGVHCLKYGVTTNHVLGLKIVTPEGEIVDLGGQIPESPGYDLTGIFVGSEGTLGIATEITLRILKSAESICVLLADFTSVEAAGATVSDIISAGIIPGGMEMMDNVSINAVEDVVATNCYPRDATAILLVEIDGLEVEVAVNKQRVIDICKQNGARSVTSASDPEMRLKLWKGRKAAFAAAGHLSPDYYVQDGVIPRTQLPYVLQEIEVLSQKFGYPIANVFHAGDGNLHPLILFDNAIPGALEKVEELGGEILKLCVRVGGSISGEHGIGADKKCYMPDMFSDADLETMQWVRQVFNPQGLANPGKIFPTPRTCGEAANVANHKQLEGVERF, from the coding sequence ATGCTTATCCAAGACCAAGATAAAAAACAACGTAACTGGAAACCCATTATCAAAGCATTTGAGGCTGTCCTGGGTAAAAATGGTGTAGTCCAACGCCGTGAGGAACTTATCACCTATGAGTGTGATGGTTTAACTAGCTATCGCCAACGTCCGGCTGTAGCGGTTTTACCTAGAACTACGGAACAAGTGGCGGCGGTAGTGAAAATATGTAATCAGTATTCTGTCCCCTTCATTGCACGGGGTTCTGGGACTGGCTTATCTGGTGGTGCTTTACCATCGGAAGATTCAGTTTTAATTGTTACTTCTTTAATGCGACAAATTCTGAGCGTTGACTTAGATAATCAGCGTATTATTGTACAACCAGGGGTAATTAACAGTTGGGTGACACAGACTGTTAGTGGTGCTGGATTTTATTATGCGCCAGACCCTTCTAGTCAGATTATCTGTTCCATTGGGGGTAACGTTGCGGAAAACTCTGGTGGGGTGCATTGTTTGAAGTATGGTGTCACAACAAATCACGTTTTGGGTTTGAAAATTGTCACGCCGGAAGGAGAAATAGTTGATTTAGGTGGACAAATTCCCGAAAGTCCTGGTTATGACTTAACTGGTATATTTGTCGGTTCGGAGGGTACTTTAGGGATTGCTACAGAAATTACCTTGCGGATTCTCAAAAGTGCAGAATCGATTTGTGTGTTATTAGCAGACTTTACCAGTGTGGAAGCGGCTGGGGCGACCGTTTCCGACATCATCAGCGCGGGGATAATTCCTGGTGGGATGGAAATGATGGATAACGTTAGTATTAACGCGGTGGAAGATGTTGTTGCTACTAATTGTTATCCGCGTGATGCAACAGCAATTTTGTTAGTAGAAATTGATGGTTTAGAAGTTGAAGTTGCGGTGAATAAACAACGCGTTATAGATATTTGTAAACAGAATGGGGCGCGTAGTGTGACTTCTGCTAGTGACCCAGAAATGAGATTGAAATTATGGAAAGGGCGTAAGGCGGCTTTTGCTGCGGCTGGTCATTTAAGCCCAGATTATTATGTGCAGGATGGGGTAATTCCTCGGACTCAATTACCTTATGTGTTGCAGGAAATTGAGGTGTTGAGTCAAAAATTTGGTTATCCAATTGCCAATGTTTTTCATGCTGGTGATGGTAATCTGCATCCGTTGATTTTGTTTGATAATGCCATTCCTGGTGCATTGGAGAAAGTCGAGGAATTGGGAGGAGAAATTCTCAAACTTTGTGTGAGAGTCGGCGGTAGCATTTCTGGAGAACATGGGATTGGGGCAGATAAAAAATGTTATATGCCTGATATGTTTAGTGATGCTGATTTAGAAACAATGCAGTGGGTACGGCAGGTATTTAACCCCCAAGGTTTGGCTAATCCGGGAAAGATATTCCCCACACCGCGCACTTGTGGCGAAGCGGCTAACGTAGCTAATCATAAGCAGTTGGAAGGAGTGGAAAGGTTTTAA
- a CDS encoding glycoside hydrolase family 10 protein, whose translation MNRLAKLFFSYLLFVQLLLYLTGLSVPSFSNYEQKSNLPTTTEIRGVWLTNVASGVLFVPWGINRAIDQLSALNFNTIYPVVWNRGYTFYKSSTAKSVTGSDTQPLLNFVHGGQDVLAKIVALAKPKNLSVIPWFEYGFMAPPDSVIAKRHPEWLTNGQGGVITISEMLPEESDNDPTNKLVWLNPLHPEVQKFILSLISEVVTNYHIDGIQVDDHFGMPVQFGYDPYTTELYQKEHKGKSPPRNHLDAEWMKWRANKITRFMTQVSQVVKEIKPSVKVSLSPNSQAFAYKYYLQDWANWIKTGLVDELILQVYRNDKSSFVYELEQPAVKLARTQIPVAIGISTGTLRSPVKIEQIREQVQAVRDRSFFGISFFYWESLWGYITPESPPYRRQVFQKMFTAKAARPLAPVRESKRQGEG comes from the coding sequence ATGAATCGGTTGGCTAAACTTTTTTTTTCTTACTTGCTGTTTGTGCAACTGCTGTTGTATCTAACAGGATTATCTGTTCCTTCATTTTCTAACTATGAACAAAAAAGCAATCTACCAACTACAACAGAAATTCGTGGAGTTTGGCTGACTAATGTTGCTAGTGGTGTACTGTTTGTACCTTGGGGTATCAATCGTGCTATTGACCAACTATCCGCACTGAACTTTAATACAATTTATCCTGTAGTTTGGAACCGAGGCTATACCTTTTATAAAAGCAGTACAGCTAAATCTGTTACGGGTTCTGATACTCAACCCTTGCTGAACTTCGTCCACGGAGGACAGGATGTTTTGGCAAAGATAGTTGCACTTGCTAAACCAAAAAATTTAAGTGTTATTCCCTGGTTTGAATATGGTTTTATGGCACCACCGGATTCAGTGATAGCAAAGCGACATCCTGAGTGGTTAACAAATGGTCAGGGCGGAGTGATCACTATTAGTGAAATGCTACCAGAAGAAAGTGACAACGACCCTACAAATAAGTTAGTTTGGCTCAACCCTTTACACCCAGAGGTACAGAAGTTTATCCTATCGCTAATTTCAGAAGTTGTTACTAATTATCATATCGATGGCATTCAAGTTGATGATCATTTTGGAATGCCAGTACAGTTTGGCTATGATCCATATACAACTGAACTTTATCAAAAAGAACATAAAGGTAAAAGCCCCCCTCGCAACCATTTGGATGCGGAATGGATGAAGTGGCGTGCTAACAAGATTACTCGTTTCATGACACAAGTCTCTCAAGTAGTGAAAGAGATTAAACCCAGTGTTAAGGTATCTCTTTCTCCCAATTCGCAAGCTTTCGCCTACAAGTATTATTTGCAAGATTGGGCAAATTGGATAAAGACAGGTTTAGTGGATGAATTGATTTTGCAGGTGTATCGCAATGATAAAAGTAGCTTTGTGTACGAATTAGAACAGCCTGCGGTCAAGCTTGCCCGTACTCAAATTCCCGTAGCTATTGGCATATCCACAGGAACCTTGCGAAGTCCTGTTAAGATTGAGCAAATTAGAGAACAAGTACAAGCTGTACGCGATCGCTCTTTTTTTGGTATCTCTTTCTTTTACTGGGAAAGTCTGTGGGGTTACATCACCCCAGAATCACCCCCATACCGCCGTCAAGTATTTCAAAAAATGTTTACGGCTAAAGCCGCTAGGCCGTTAGCACCAGTGAGGGAAAGCAAAAGGCAGGGTGAAGGATAA
- a CDS encoding GAF domain-containing protein: MNINPVDSAIKLKQQSHPHILFGTEVDEQNSGEQLLLSMYDSVQTSIFVVDVLQDGDFQYVALNPTHERWVGIRSEDLRGKKPEDILTAVDAAKVRQHYADCVRFGKTISYEQCLQFQGVSTWWSTTLTPLRDTNSKIYRLIGTSSNITAVKQTAQAREIQAEGAQILGAIAQRIQESLDLETILYQTAKDLRQCLKCDRILIYQIKSDNNGAIVAESTILPNVSLLGKHFRDPCFTGKYKERQGRCCLEIIEDIYAAGVKPCQRDFLASMQVRANIVVPIALKSDLWGLLIAQYCDEPHQWQQIEIDLLKQLATQLGIAIQNTKLQQQLKQLQTKLATHKHEQQAQVKQSDKFQALVLDITEKTRDYSDETQVLATVTQELANLFQLESCYIELYNTDCTAVSVVCEYAANQPTYQGLTRQIADFSEIYQPLLQKQHFQTIEIVPGWHPQLLVITQLACPIFDAQGMLGNLWLIRPIQQMLSQSEICLVQTLANLCAIAIRQAKLDATNQARLKKLEQRESLTNKFLRKLSQELRTPITSISLAAQTLETVLSPTITLDEIIPQLLQILHNECGRESKLINDLLTLTYLQTKPEPPTLISIDFQTWLPPIVESFRDLSSCQQQRLNLMIEPGLPRLETDITELERIVTELLSHTCKYTPAGESITVSAQFIADTVQLSISNSGLEIPTHVRSRIFEPFYHISNNDPWKYSGTGLEMALVQKMVRHLGGSISVESGHGQTTFIIRFPGSLS; the protein is encoded by the coding sequence ATGAATATCAACCCAGTAGATTCAGCCATCAAGTTGAAGCAACAGTCGCATCCGCATATTCTTTTTGGGACAGAGGTAGATGAACAAAACAGTGGTGAACAGTTATTACTGAGTATGTATGATTCTGTGCAGACATCTATATTTGTGGTGGATGTTCTGCAAGATGGAGATTTTCAGTATGTAGCACTCAATCCCACCCATGAAAGATGGGTAGGCATTAGGTCAGAAGATTTGCGGGGCAAAAAACCAGAAGATATTTTAACAGCAGTTGACGCGGCTAAAGTGCGTCAGCATTATGCTGACTGTGTACGCTTTGGCAAAACGATTTCCTACGAACAATGCTTGCAGTTTCAGGGAGTAAGCACTTGGTGGAGTACAACGCTTACGCCACTACGAGATACTAATTCCAAAATTTATCGATTGATTGGCACTAGTAGTAATATCACGGCGGTAAAACAAACAGCACAAGCCAGAGAAATTCAAGCAGAAGGCGCGCAGATTTTAGGCGCAATTGCCCAAAGAATTCAGGAATCTTTGGATTTAGAAACAATCCTTTATCAAACCGCCAAAGATTTACGACAGTGTTTAAAATGCGATCGCATTCTGATTTATCAAATCAAATCTGATAATAATGGTGCAATTGTTGCCGAATCAACTATATTGCCCAATGTTTCCCTCTTGGGGAAACACTTCCGAGATCCTTGCTTCACAGGTAAATACAAGGAACGTCAAGGGCGATGTTGTCTAGAAATTATTGAAGATATCTATGCAGCAGGAGTGAAACCTTGCCAAAGAGATTTCCTCGCCTCCATGCAGGTGAGGGCTAATATAGTTGTGCCAATAGCCTTAAAATCAGACTTGTGGGGGCTATTAATTGCCCAATACTGCGATGAACCACACCAATGGCAGCAAATAGAAATTGACTTACTCAAGCAACTAGCAACACAGTTGGGTATAGCCATTCAAAATACGAAACTACAACAGCAACTAAAACAACTGCAAACCAAGCTAGCAACACACAAACATGAGCAGCAAGCCCAAGTAAAGCAGTCAGACAAATTTCAAGCACTAGTTTTAGATATTACAGAGAAAACCCGTGATTACAGCGACGAAACGCAAGTTTTAGCAACAGTCACTCAAGAATTAGCCAATTTATTCCAACTAGAGTCTTGCTATATCGAACTTTATAACACCGACTGCACCGCAGTTAGTGTAGTTTGTGAATATGCAGCTAACCAACCAACATACCAGGGACTAACTAGACAAATTGCGGACTTTAGCGAAATCTATCAACCACTATTGCAAAAACAGCATTTCCAAACCATAGAAATTGTCCCAGGTTGGCATCCTCAATTATTGGTAATTACCCAACTGGCTTGTCCCATTTTCGATGCTCAAGGGATGCTGGGTAATTTGTGGCTGATTCGACCCATACAACAAATGCTCAGTCAATCAGAAATCTGCCTAGTACAAACTTTAGCAAATTTATGTGCGATCGCCATTCGCCAAGCAAAGTTAGACGCAACGAACCAAGCACGACTGAAAAAATTAGAACAGCGAGAAAGCCTGACCAACAAATTTCTCAGAAAACTTTCTCAAGAACTGCGGACACCAATAACTAGTATTAGCCTAGCAGCGCAAACTCTCGAAACTGTCCTTTCACCGACAATTACATTAGATGAAATCATCCCCCAGCTTTTACAGATTCTGCATAATGAGTGCGGTAGAGAAAGCAAGTTAATTAACGACTTATTGACACTTACCTATCTGCAAACCAAACCAGAACCACCTACACTCATTTCCATCGACTTCCAAACCTGGCTTCCCCCCATCGTAGAATCCTTTCGTGACCTCAGCAGTTGTCAGCAACAGCGATTGAACTTGATGATTGAGCCAGGGTTACCACGTTTAGAAACAGATATCACCGAACTAGAACGGATTGTCACCGAACTACTCAGTCATACCTGCAAATATACTCCGGCTGGTGAATCAATTACAGTTTCCGCCCAATTCATAGCTGACACTGTGCAACTAAGTATTAGCAATTCTGGGTTAGAAATTCCTACTCATGTGCGATCGCGCATCTTCGAGCCGTTCTATCATATTTCTAACAACGATCCTTGGAAATATAGTGGTACTGGCTTGGAAATGGCATTAGTACAGAAAATGGTCAGGCATTTAGGCGGCTCAATTTCTGTCGAGAGTGGTCATGGTCAAACCACTTTTATAATCAGATTTCCCGGCTCACTCAGCTAA
- a CDS encoding DUF5895 domain-containing protein → MKASAKFDFEDEKFNAPPSQVIPWCQMINPRYGTDGIQHHGLAIKLDNAQAVGFQPDENWQKVEHEFSSGIETVFISATPRIVIVRRGPLSVKDRETGIKLGTLKENYDAFLADKLKFKTFTRYLIFLVGGNKKFLHESPLQLTLNGAAGASFSKTYCEFQQGKVVSGFVAEIERAYALYRKQPITPKGPLFHAHGIFCPIIECEERGIEPNTVLVASTVDYEHPSIGNLTNYLIASDATESTIICKTFEDYKDFGKEPVRTETPKMAMAGVSSSYIYPDEDDFGYPPY, encoded by the coding sequence ATGAAAGCATCTGCTAAGTTCGACTTTGAGGACGAGAAATTTAATGCACCCCCTTCTCAAGTCATCCCTTGGTGTCAGATGATCAATCCTCGGTATGGCACAGATGGTATTCAGCACCACGGTTTAGCGATTAAGCTGGATAATGCTCAAGCTGTGGGCTTTCAGCCGGATGAAAATTGGCAAAAGGTGGAACATGAATTTAGTTCCGGTATCGAAACAGTTTTCATTAGTGCGACTCCCCGAATAGTGATAGTGCGGCGGGGGCCTTTGTCTGTTAAAGACAGAGAGACTGGTATCAAATTGGGAACGTTGAAAGAAAATTATGATGCGTTTTTGGCAGATAAACTGAAATTTAAGACCTTTACACGTTATCTAATTTTCTTGGTTGGTGGAAATAAAAAGTTTTTGCATGAATCACCACTGCAATTAACCTTAAATGGTGCAGCCGGAGCAAGTTTTAGCAAAACTTATTGTGAATTTCAACAAGGCAAAGTAGTTAGTGGTTTTGTGGCGGAGATAGAAAGAGCTTACGCTTTATATCGCAAGCAGCCAATCACGCCGAAAGGGCCTTTGTTCCATGCTCACGGTATTTTCTGCCCGATTATTGAGTGTGAAGAAAGAGGAATTGAACCAAATACGGTTTTGGTGGCTTCAACTGTAGATTATGAACATCCATCAATTGGTAATCTGACTAATTACCTGATAGCTTCTGATGCAACCGAATCTACAATTATTTGTAAAACATTTGAAGATTACAAAGATTTTGGCAAGGAACCTGTCAGAACAGAAACTCCGAAAATGGCAATGGCTGGGGTTTCTAGCTCTTACATTTACCCTGATGAAGATGATTTTGGCTATCCACCCTATTAA
- a CDS encoding Ycf66 family protein — translation MLANVLALVVGLGSLAIYIAAFFFPEIHRKNDFIWSGVGLFYALVLWIFAPKISGGLLLGHVASVALLIWFGWQTLSLRRQVTPLAQQTAVPSPEVVQSTIQEQAAKFSLQEKFAQLQQGVSGTFSGLKNKVQKTDTKKATTTPAPAPAKPSVEIIDKTEKPLEETVSATGTQTTEPVTAVVSIETASTTEVIPEVIPPNPPAPELVEAAQSHPESENKEPIPVEEIAPDAVLAPPAEAPPESLPPT, via the coding sequence ATGCTGGCAAATGTCCTAGCCTTGGTGGTTGGCCTTGGTAGTTTAGCAATCTACATTGCAGCTTTCTTTTTTCCGGAAATCCATCGTAAGAATGATTTTATTTGGAGTGGGGTAGGGCTTTTTTATGCCCTAGTTTTGTGGATTTTCGCGCCAAAAATTTCTGGAGGTCTCTTACTGGGTCATGTGGCTAGTGTGGCACTCCTAATTTGGTTTGGCTGGCAAACTCTTTCATTACGCCGCCAGGTGACTCCACTCGCACAACAAACCGCCGTACCAAGTCCTGAGGTGGTACAGTCAACCATCCAAGAACAAGCTGCTAAGTTTTCTCTTCAAGAAAAATTTGCCCAGTTACAACAGGGTGTGAGTGGTACATTCAGTGGTTTGAAAAACAAAGTACAAAAAACTGATACGAAAAAAGCCACAACTACCCCAGCGCCCGCTCCAGCAAAACCATCTGTTGAGATCATCGACAAAACCGAAAAACCATTAGAGGAGACTGTTAGCGCTACTGGAACCCAAACCACAGAACCAGTAACAGCAGTTGTCTCTATTGAGACTGCATCCACAACCGAAGTCATACCAGAAGTGATTCCACCCAACCCCCCAGCCCCTGAATTGGTGGAAGCAGCCCAATCACATCCTGAGTCTGAAAACAAGGAACCAATTCCTGTGGAAGAAATTGCCCCTGATGCGGTACTCGCTCCCCCCGCAGAAGCACCACCGGAGTCATTACCACCGACTTAA
- the gndA gene encoding NADP-dependent phosphogluconate dehydrogenase encodes MTLQSFGVIGLAVMGENIALNVERNGFPIAVYNRSREKTDAFMAQRAGGRNVKAAFTLEEFVAALERPRKILVMVQAGKPVDAVIQQLKPLLDEGDIIIDGGNSWFEDTQRRTQELEPAGLRFLGMGVSGGEEGALNGPSLMPGGTQSSYEYLSPIFNKIAAQVDDGPCVTYVGPGGSGHYVKMVHNGIEYGDMQLIAEAYDLLKNAGGLNAKQLHEVFTEWNTTDELNSFLIEITANIFPYIDPETKLPLVDLIVDAAGQKGTGRWTVQTALELGVSIPTITAAVNARIISSIRDERIAASKQLTGPSGKYDGDTKEFINKVRDALYCSKICSYAQGMALLSTASATFNWNLNLSEMARIWKGGCIIRAGFLNKIKKAFNENPALPNLLLAPEFKQTILDRQAAWREVIITAAKLGIPVPAFSASLDYFDSYRRDRLPQNLTQAQRDYFGAHTYLRTDKAGAFHTEWVPIAEAKK; translated from the coding sequence ATGACACTACAAAGCTTTGGTGTGATTGGTTTAGCCGTTATGGGCGAGAATATCGCTCTAAACGTGGAGCGTAATGGCTTCCCAATTGCAGTTTATAACCGTTCCAGAGAAAAAACCGATGCTTTCATGGCACAGCGTGCTGGTGGACGCAACGTTAAAGCTGCTTTTACCCTGGAAGAGTTTGTCGCCGCACTAGAACGTCCCCGCAAGATTCTGGTGATGGTGCAAGCTGGTAAACCAGTGGATGCAGTAATTCAGCAGCTCAAACCTCTACTAGATGAAGGCGATATCATCATCGACGGTGGCAACTCTTGGTTTGAAGATACCCAAAGACGGACTCAAGAACTAGAACCAGCAGGCTTACGCTTCCTGGGGATGGGTGTCAGTGGTGGTGAAGAAGGCGCACTTAATGGCCCTTCACTGATGCCCGGTGGTACACAAAGTTCTTACGAGTATCTGTCCCCAATTTTCAACAAAATTGCTGCTCAAGTTGATGATGGCCCTTGTGTAACTTATGTTGGCCCTGGTGGTTCCGGTCACTACGTCAAAATGGTACACAACGGTATTGAGTATGGCGATATGCAGTTGATTGCAGAAGCCTACGACTTGCTGAAAAATGCTGGTGGGCTGAATGCTAAACAGCTACATGAAGTATTCACAGAATGGAATACTACCGACGAACTCAATTCTTTCTTGATTGAGATTACAGCCAACATCTTCCCCTACATCGACCCAGAGACCAAGTTACCTTTGGTGGATTTGATTGTTGATGCAGCCGGTCAAAAGGGAACTGGACGCTGGACTGTACAAACTGCTTTGGAATTGGGTGTTTCTATCCCTACCATTACAGCAGCCGTGAATGCTCGGATTATCTCTTCCATTCGAGATGAACGGATTGCTGCATCTAAGCAGTTGACAGGCCCCAGTGGCAAATATGATGGCGATACCAAAGAGTTTATCAACAAAGTCCGGGATGCACTTTACTGCTCCAAGATTTGTTCTTATGCTCAAGGGATGGCGCTGTTATCTACAGCCTCAGCCACATTTAATTGGAATTTGAATCTGAGTGAAATGGCGCGGATTTGGAAAGGTGGTTGTATTATTCGCGCTGGCTTCTTGAATAAGATTAAGAAGGCATTTAACGAAAATCCCGCATTACCCAACTTGCTACTCGCTCCTGAATTTAAACAAACAATTCTCGACAGACAAGCAGCTTGGCGGGAAGTAATCATCACTGCGGCAAAACTCGGAATCCCAGTACCCGCATTTAGCGCATCCTTGGATTATTTTGACAGCTATCGCCGCGATCGCCTACCCCAAAACCTCACCCAGGCACAACGCGACTACTTCGGCGCACACACCTACTTGCGTACCGATAAAGCTGGCGCTTTCCACACTGAATGGGTTCCTATCGCTGAAGCGAAGAAATAA
- a CDS encoding type II toxin-antitoxin system HicB family antitoxin produces the protein MKYKGYEAIVEFDDEAEIFHGEVINLRDVITFQGDSVKELKQAFHDSVDDYLEFCQERGEEPEKPFSGKLMLRINPELHKIIAIKAKKEGQSLNSWIEKCLCMYVP, from the coding sequence ATGAAATATAAAGGATATGAAGCCATTGTCGAATTTGATGATGAAGCTGAAATTTTTCATGGGGAAGTAATTAACCTTCGAGATGTGATTACATTTCAGGGTGACAGCGTCAAAGAGCTAAAGCAAGCTTTTCATGATTCAGTAGACGATTATTTAGAATTTTGTCAAGAACGTGGCGAAGAACCTGAAAAACCCTTTTCAGGAAAACTCATGCTCAGAATTAACCCTGAATTACATAAAATCATCGCCATCAAAGCGAAGAAAGAGGGACAAAGCCTTAATTCTTGGATAGAAAAATGCTTGTGTATGTATGTTCCTTAG
- a CDS encoding type II toxin-antitoxin system HicA family toxin has product MGLNSKHQKTLDDIFENPVRSNIPWSDIESMLIALGAEVSEGRGSRVRIALNGVKATFHRPHPEKETDKGAVKSMRRFLTESGVQEDLETGGLSDNEI; this is encoded by the coding sequence ATGGGACTTAACAGTAAACATCAAAAAACACTGGATGACATTTTTGAAAATCCCGTTAGATCCAATATTCCTTGGAGTGATATTGAGTCTATGCTAATTGCCCTTGGTGCGGAAGTGTCAGAAGGAAGGGGGTCAAGGGTGAGAATAGCTCTTAATGGTGTCAAGGCGACTTTTCACAGACCACACCCGGAAAAAGAAACCGATAAAGGTGCTGTTAAGTCTATGCGGCGCTTCTTAACAGAGTCTGGGGTTCAAGAGGACTTGGAGACGGGAGGACTTAGTGACAATGAAATATAA
- a CDS encoding serine/threonine-protein kinase codes for MSYCLNPRCPKPENPHDVKFCLSCGSKLHLKERYRAIKPIGQGGFGRTFLAVDEDKPSKPRCVIKQFYPQAQGTNTVQKAVELFTQEAVQLDELGKHPQIPELLAYFTQDDRQYLVQEFIDGLNLAQELAHKGVFQETHIIQLLNDLLPVLQFCHNRQVIHRDIKPENIILRNSDNKLVVVDFGASKSATNTALNHTGTSIGSPEYVAPEQMRGRAIFASDIYSLGVTCINLLTGRSPFDSYDTNNDTWIWQQYLKPPVSNHLHKIINKMTASVPARRYQNVEEVLKDLNQYSPVVNTPAKSSHQPPQIPSPQPVSKSQSQIDLELEELKTQFLPGGKSKPQNIQPQPATNNNAAKSEIDLELEELKAKYLGNNNA; via the coding sequence ATGAGCTACTGTCTGAACCCCCGTTGTCCCAAGCCTGAAAATCCTCATGATGTGAAATTTTGCCTGAGTTGTGGTTCTAAGCTACACCTAAAAGAACGCTATCGGGCTATCAAACCCATCGGACAAGGTGGTTTTGGCAGAACTTTCTTAGCAGTGGATGAGGATAAGCCCTCCAAACCTCGCTGTGTCATTAAGCAATTTTACCCCCAAGCTCAAGGTACTAACACAGTCCAGAAAGCGGTGGAATTATTTACTCAAGAAGCTGTACAGTTAGATGAATTGGGTAAGCATCCGCAGATTCCTGAACTTTTGGCATACTTCACCCAAGACGATCGCCAATACTTGGTACAAGAATTTATTGACGGGTTAAACTTAGCGCAGGAACTAGCACATAAAGGTGTTTTCCAGGAAACGCACATTATTCAATTATTAAACGATTTATTGCCTGTACTGCAATTTTGTCATAACAGACAGGTGATTCATCGGGATATTAAACCAGAAAATATTATCTTACGTAATAGCGATAACAAACTAGTTGTAGTAGATTTTGGTGCTTCTAAATCTGCCACTAATACAGCCTTAAATCACACTGGTACAAGTATCGGTAGCCCAGAATATGTTGCTCCAGAACAAATGCGGGGTAGGGCGATATTTGCCAGTGATATTTATAGTTTAGGGGTTACTTGTATTAATTTGTTGACTGGGCGATCGCCTTTTGATTCCTACGACACCAACAATGATACTTGGATTTGGCAGCAATATTTAAAACCACCAGTTAGCAATCATTTACATAAAATTATTAACAAAATGACAGCAAGCGTTCCCGCTAGACGCTATCAAAATGTAGAGGAAGTTTTAAAAGATTTAAATCAATATTCACCTGTAGTAAACACGCCAGCAAAATCTAGTCATCAACCTCCACAAATACCTTCCCCACAACCTGTGTCAAAATCCCAAAGTCAAATTGATTTGGAATTAGAGGAATTGAAAACTCAGTTTTTGCCTGGGGGGAAATCAAAACCGCAAAATATACAGCCGCAACCTGCAACTAATAATAATGCGGCTAAAAGTGAAATAGATTTAGAGCTAGAAGAATTAAAAGCTAAGTATCTTGGGAATAATAACGCCTAA